One Nicotiana tomentosiformis chromosome 1, ASM39032v3, whole genome shotgun sequence genomic window, GATCCCTCCACCTTCAACAAAAGATTTAGGGGTTTGAGCACTGAGAAAGAAAACTCCTAATAAGAAGCTTCTCCTTTTAATAAGTCATACGCAAATGTGAATTAGTCGGATCCTACCAAAAACCGATCGACTAATAATGAGCTAATTGAGTATTAGACATGTAGCTATCTCTAGCATATATTTTTGTTTTGCGATAATTGGCGCAGGACCTAAAAAGCAGTATCGAACCTTGACCATACATCGAGTGCCATCACATTTTAATAATATCCTCAATTATTCCTTAAAACGTTAAAATTCTTTTGTCTGTGATAGCATTGATGAAGACTTtgcttttttgtttgtttgtgctGATGCTGTTACAATAAAATAAAGAAACAGACCTAACTATATGAAATGATTATTAACTGTCTATGGGTGAATTGGCGATGTTTATATGAGTTGACTTTTAGCCAACCAAccaaaaaaaaagggggggggggggggggaggagggcaATGTTGTTCAATATTATGTTCtcattttgcttcttttttttttctgtttaattttatattataagATCAATACGTTTGAAGCTTTGTGAGGGGAACGTCTAACGTCATCACAATCTCATTGATTTGTGAAAGGAGGACACATGACAAAAATAGAGAGTCCATAATTGATGGTTCATGCTTGCAAGGAAGAGGTCACTTGTCAGGCAATCTTTTAGAAACTTTTAGCTTAAAGTCACaataaaatacataaaataagCAAAGCAACTCAATTCTTTCATTCCTTGGCGTGTTCGGATCTTCTTAATCACATGTTAAGCGCTAGTTTGACATTTATAGACTCCTCCTCTAGCCtaatttccttaaaaagaaaGCACCAAAACTTTTTGTTCTCATATATTTAGCCAAACTTGTTTTctgattggtattgttgttggaATAACAGAACAGCTCAAAAAGATTAGCTACTGCAATCTTCTCACAATCCGTTCAAAAGTTACTTCAATATGTTGTAAAGTTACCTTCAATTGTTCAAAATTAGAGCAATCCATTCAAATAATATATACTCTTTCATTTTACTAAATAAATAGTATTCCTATTTTGTTGGTGATCATGGCTGCAAATTCTTCATCTCAATACAAACTTCGAAGTCTTGTTACGTTGCTTCACCAATATTACAGAGTTCGCTTTAATGATGCATCCTTACAGGTACAGGGTTTCCATGGTTTAGTTCCAGCTACGAGGATCGGTTATAGTGATTCAATAACTCCAGGGTTGCGATTTATCAGTTCTGGAGAGTATAGAATACCCAAGACGGATCAGTAATTAATTCCTCTACTCATTTTTTTGTTCCAAAAAAATTACTAGCACCTTTTATTACCTTGTATCAAGAAGATTGAATTTTAGTTCTTCATTGAATTTGTAAGGGTAAAGAATGAAGCAAACCAGGTTCCTCCAGAAGAGCCAGCTCCTTCTAAGCCCAGTTTATTTGCTTGGTACGTGCAATTAATTACTGTCATTGAGATCATATTCATTTAATTGATTGCCATGCATACAAAAAGGGACTTTAATTTAAAGGAGAGGGAAAAGGAAACAAGGGAGTTTTCTACTCCGGGTGTGTGGCATTTTTGGAAAGAATCATGAAACCATCTCATTAATTATATATGCAGGACGAAATGGATTTTGGGGTCCATAATATCAATATTCCTCCCCTTTTGGAAGGATAAATGGGACAACTTTCGAAGAATAGAAGGTACGAATTTTGTATATTAAATGCATATTAACAGTCCGGCCGGTTCGCGGGT contains:
- the LOC104113089 gene encoding uncharacterized protein; amino-acid sequence: MAANSSSQYKLRSLVTLLHQYYRVRFNDASLQVQGFHGLVPATRIGYSDSITPGLRFISSGEYRIPKTDQVKNEANQVPPEEPAPSKPSLFAWTKWILGSIISIFLPFWKDKWDNFRRIEGEVEKVAKEVEEVAEVVAAVASKTENVMAGVAEKLPENSLLKEAAVAVENASAAAAKDAQFTSNLIHKVEDVEQDLKDLKTMVEPVIEKIEELDSSKK